The following proteins are co-located in the Bacteroidetes Order II. bacterium genome:
- a CDS encoding phosphoribosylanthranilate isomerase, whose protein sequence is MKLKICGLTNLPDARYCAAAGADFLGFIRYPKSPRFISENDAKEIVDWIGGSETVGVYVNTDPETINREVAKTGFTYVQLSGDETPEDCGQIQRPVIKGFRVSDDDTAQSLGRKMESYRGQVAFFLLDTHRAGEFGGTGAVFNWEIARELAKNFPLFLAGGLSYENAQNAAETVRPFGLDLSSRLEEKPGIKDFDKVDAFFNLWASIQDQER, encoded by the coding sequence ATGAAACTCAAAATCTGCGGTCTTACCAATTTGCCCGACGCCCGCTATTGTGCTGCCGCTGGCGCAGATTTCCTCGGCTTTATTCGCTACCCCAAAAGTCCACGGTTCATCTCGGAGAACGATGCCAAAGAAATCGTGGATTGGATAGGCGGCTCCGAAACGGTGGGGGTTTATGTCAATACCGATCCCGAAACCATCAATCGGGAAGTAGCAAAAACAGGTTTTACCTATGTCCAACTTAGCGGCGACGAAACGCCAGAAGACTGCGGCCAAATCCAGCGACCCGTTATCAAGGGCTTTCGCGTATCAGATGACGATACAGCACAAAGCCTTGGAAGAAAAATGGAGTCCTATAGAGGGCAAGTGGCTTTTTTCTTGTTGGATACACACCGTGCAGGGGAGTTTGGTGGTACTGGTGCGGTATTTAATTGGGAAATTGCCCGCGAACTGGCAAAAAACTTCCCACTTTTCTTGGCGGGTGGGCTTTCCTACGAAAACGCACAAAACGCCGCAGAAACCGTCCGGCCCTTTGGCTTAGACCTTTCTTCCCGCCTCGAAGAAAAGCCCGGAATCAAGGATTTCGATAAGGTAGATGCATTTTTCAACCTGTGGGCTAGCATCCAAGATCAAGAACGCTGA